A region from the Silene latifolia isolate original U9 population chromosome 7, ASM4854445v1, whole genome shotgun sequence genome encodes:
- the LOC141589673 gene encoding uncharacterized protein LOC141589673, with amino-acid sequence MSGQTVTRSTSTTSTNRRQPLIAVFATTRSTSTSSTNVREVAGGTTGNVCLLCCCCPCVLLEFLVLAVYKVPMNVVRRMWKSQRRKTLTKKRKKKKVILEEAMEVNVTNQQQRHCQHQPGQHVVGYIDELSDVEFKEFEKVKVSIDGLAEAVELDKQMWDRFRDAGFWRSPSQKFD; translated from the coding sequence ATGTCAGGCCAAACAGTGACAAGATCAACATCAACAACGTCGACAAACCGACGACAACCTCTAATCGCCGTATTCGCAACAACTCGGTCAACCTCAACGTCGTCTACAAACGTTAGAGAGGTCGCTGGAGGGACGACCGGGAACGTATGTTTATTATGTTGTTGTTGTCCATGTGTTTTGCTCGAGTTTCTAGTCTTGGCCGTCTATAAGGTTCCGATGAATGTCGTACGTCGAATGTGGAAGAGTCAACGTCGGAAGACGTTgaccaagaaaaggaagaagaagaaggtgATTCTTGAAGAAGCTATGGAAGTCAACGTGACAAATCAGCAGCAGCGGCATTGTCAGCATCAGCCAGGTCAGCATGTGGTGGGGTATATTGATGAGTTGTCGGATGTTGAGTTTAAGGAGTTTGAGAAGGTTAAGGTTTCGATTGATGGGTTAGCGGAGGCGGTTGAGTTGGATAAACAGATGTGGGATCGGTTTAGGGATGCTGGGTTTTGGAGGAGCCCTTCTCAAAAGTTCGATTAA